In the Fibrobacter sp. genome, one interval contains:
- a CDS encoding TAXI family TRAP transporter solute-binding subunit produces MKPSTFAFKAITAAILATATLFLSACNTDEQSIRFGSGNKGGLYDTYANSFAEKMNATDKGFKIQVKNTAGSHANIRLMEEGFIDLGIVQADILQDYLMRSRMVSAISAVAGLYTESIQIVVSADSEIHSVADLQNRRVSVGEEESGVLRNAEIILEAYGITFDKIQKENLNFKDAAAALKDGKIDAFFCTAGIPTPSISDLASAKNIRIISLDASDMTRIMNLHPELTVSEIPAGTYVGQDSAIHTLGAKAVLVASQLVDNAVIEKIAAEVYAVGSQQTSNIPVGFHPGAAAFFKTKNITVNVAAPLPGRGPIPSTGD; encoded by the coding sequence ATGAAACCATCGACTTTTGCATTCAAGGCAATCACCGCAGCCATTTTAGCAACGGCAACTCTTTTCCTTAGTGCCTGCAACACCGACGAACAAAGCATCCGTTTCGGTTCTGGCAACAAGGGCGGTCTTTACGACACCTACGCAAACTCTTTTGCAGAAAAGATGAATGCTACTGACAAGGGTTTTAAAATCCAGGTCAAGAACACCGCAGGTTCCCATGCCAACATCCGCCTTATGGAAGAAGGCTTCATCGATCTGGGCATTGTCCAGGCCGACATTCTGCAAGACTACCTGATGCGCAGCCGCATGGTTTCCGCCATTTCCGCAGTGGCTGGACTTTATACCGAATCTATTCAAATCGTAGTTTCCGCCGATTCTGAAATCCACTCCGTTGCCGATTTGCAAAATCGTCGCGTTTCCGTCGGCGAAGAAGAATCCGGCGTGTTGCGTAATGCAGAAATCATCCTGGAAGCCTACGGCATTACCTTTGATAAAATCCAGAAGGAAAATCTCAACTTTAAGGATGCGGCAGCAGCCCTTAAGGATGGAAAAATCGACGCCTTCTTCTGTACCGCCGGCATTCCTACGCCCTCCATCAGCGATCTGGCAAGCGCAAAGAATATTCGCATCATTTCTCTGGACGCGTCCGACATGACCCGCATCATGAATCTCCATCCGGAACTTACCGTAAGCGAAATCCCTGCAGGCACCTACGTCGGCCAGGATTCCGCAATTCACACTCTTGGAGCAAAGGCGGTCCTTGTTGCAAGCCAACTGGTTGACAACGCCGTCATCGAAAAGATTGCAGCAGAAGTCTACGCCGTCGGATCTCAACAGACATCCAACATTCCCGTAGGTTTCCACCCTGGCGCAGCAGCATTCTTCAAGACCAAGAATATAACAGTCAACGTAGCAGCACCTCTGCCTGGCCGCGGCCCCATTCCCTCTACTGGCGACTAA